One window from the genome of Nicotiana sylvestris chromosome 9, ASM39365v2, whole genome shotgun sequence encodes:
- the LOC138877352 gene encoding uncharacterized protein: MKAFDDEAVELAAYQLRDVADAWFEMWEKERDEDDEEDREAKATEFEQLKQGNKSVQEYYTEFIRLAKHAPHTVKIEKAKIRRFVGGLSYHIKDTTSTIAVGMTTFSSIVGFAKYLEKDKQQRREEKEHNKKAPTTGRFNGTSSGGGRDSSNKESLAPAQSSHHSGSGSSFRHTQSYGNQSRQNQKFKTSSSHSQSHVEQHSHQQGLCGTCKTFRPVQARVSWLLSLRRHCQIKARGSHNQTGHGAGRGADRVTQGGGQPRLFATLDRQSAEASTEVITGILLVCSHNAYVIMDSSSTFSYVTPYFAINLGLEPEQLSEPFLVSTPVGELVKVTTVNRGCIVLVQGRNTKADLIELEIVDFDVIMDDILVYCKSKEDHAEHLRIALQTVKENELYAKFSKCEFWLQSVAFLGHVVSSEGIKVDSQKTEAVKNWARPTTPTEIRSFLGLAGYYRRFVEGFSSLAAPLTKLTQKAVKF; this comes from the exons ATGAAGGCATTTGATGATGAAGCTGTAGAGTTGGCTGCTTACCAGCTTAGAGATGTGGCCGACGCAtggtttgagatgtgggaaaaggaaagagatgaagatgatg aagaggatagggaagctaaggctacagagttcgaacagctcaagcaagggaataaaagtgTGCAAGAGTACTACACGGAATTCATAAGGTTAGCTAAGCATGCTCCTCACACGGTTAAGATAGAAAAAGCAAAGATTCGTAGGTTTGTTGGCGGTTTATCTTACCACATTAAGGATACAACATCGACTATAGCGGTAGGGATGACAACCTTCTCCTCTATTGTGGGATTTGCCAAGTACTTAGAAAAAGACAAACAacaaaggagagaagaaaaagagcataACAAGAAAGCCCCGACAACAGGCAGGTTTAATGGTACATCCAGCGGGGGTGGAAGAGATTCCTCTAATAAGGAGTCATTAGCACCAGCTCAGTCCAGTCATCACTCTGGTAGTGGGTCTTCCTTTAGACATACTCAAAGTTATGGAAACCAGTCTCGCCAGAATCAAAAATTTAAGACATCATCCTCACATAGCCAGAGTCATGTTGAGCAACATTCACACCAACAAGGTCTTTGTGGAACATGTAAGACGTTCAGGCCAGTACAAGCTCGGGTTTCATGGTTGCTATCATTGCGGAGACATTGTCAAATAAAG GCTCGTGGTTCTCATAATCAGACCGGGCATGGGGCAGGTAGAGGTGCCGATCGAGTTACTCAAGGAGGGGGACAACCCCGTTTGTTTGCTACACTTGATCGTCAGAGTGCAGAGGCATCTACagaagttattacaggtatactTTTAGTCTGCTCACATAATGCTTATGTCATAATGGATTCAAGTTCAACGTTTTCATATGTgactccatactttgcaattaaccTCGGACTAGAACCAGAACAACTTAGTGAGCCATTCCTAGTATCTACTCCAGTTGGCGAGTTAGTGAAAGTCACCACAGTCAATAGAGGTTGTATAGTTTTAGTCCAAGGTCGCAACACCAAAGCCGATCTTATAGAGTTAGAaatagtggattttgatgtgatcatgg atgatattttggtatactgTAAGAGCAAGGAAGATCATGCAGAACACCTCAGAATAGCCTTGCAGACTGTAAAGGAGaatgagctttatgccaagttttcaaaatgtgagttctggttgcagtcagtggcattcttaggccatgtggtatctaGTGAAGGAATAAAAGTAGACTCTCAGAAGACAGAAGCAGTCAAGAATTGGGCTAGGCCGACAACGCCAACCGAAATCAGGAGCTTTTTGGGGTTAGCTGGAtactatagaaggtttgtagaggggttttcctcacttgcagctccattaactaagttgactcagaaagcagttaagttctaa